The DNA segment CGGCGGCGAGCCCATCGAGCGCTTCTATCACCACCTGTTCACCCACGACCGCTTCATGATCGGGCTGTGCGAGGAGCTCGGCATCGCGGATCGGCTGGACTGGCACGAGCCGCTGATGGGCTTCTACGCCGGCGGGCGGGTGCATCCATTCACCTCGCCGCTCGATCTGCTGCGCTTTGGGCACCTGTCGCTGCCGGCGCGCGTGCGGCTCGGTCTTGGAACCGTCCTCCTGCAGCGCCGCCGCAGCTACGCCGCGTTCGAGGACCGGACGGCCGCCGAGGTGATGCCCCGCTACACCGGGCGCGAAGCCTTCGAGAAGATCTTCCGACCGCTCCTCGAGGCCAAGTTCGACCGCCATTGGGAAGGCGTGTCCATGGCCTGGATGTGGGCGCGGCTCATGTCGCGCGCCCGCACCCGCACGCCCGACAAGCGCCGCGAACGCCTGGGCTACTTCCGCGGCGGGTTCCGCGTCGTGGTGGACGCGCTGGCGCGCACGATCACTGAACGCGGGGCGGCGCTGCATCTGCGCTCGCCGGTCCAGGAGGTCACCATCGGATCGCCCGGAGCGCCGGCGCTACGGGTCGGCGGCCAGGCCGTGGACGCCGACGCCGTGGTGGCGACCGTGGGCCTGCCGATCATCCGGCGCATCCTGCCCGAGGAGCGACGCGATTTCACCAACTCCCTGGCGGCCACGAACTACGTCGGCGCGTGCGTGGTGCTGATGGAGATCGAGCGCCAGCTTTCGGAGTACTACTGGACCAACATCGGCGACCGCAGCCTCCCCTTCGCCGGGCTGATCGAGCACACCAACATGGTCGAGCGCGAGCGCTACGGCGGACAGCGGTTGCTCTACGTCAGCAACTACCTGCCGCCCGAGCATGAGTTCTTCCACATCGACGACGACGCCCTGATTGGCCGCTTCGTCGAGCCGATTCAACGGGTCTTCCCGCGCTTCGCCCGCGAGCAGATCGGGCGCTCCTGGGTTTCGCGCGATCCGGTGGCGCAGCCGGTGATCGCGGCCGGATACCAGCGCCGCAAACCCGCCTATCGCTCGCCCATTCCCGGCTTCTACATCTGCAACACGTCGCAGATCTATCCGGAGGACCGGGGCACCAACTACAACGTGCGCATCGCCCGCGAATGCCTGGAGGTGCTCGACGGCGACGCGCCCGAGTTGACGAGCCGCCAAGCGTAGGAGTCGGAATGTAGGGGCGCCCCTGGTGGCGCCCGTCCGACCCACCGGGCCGCTCTGCAGAGGTAGGGGCGGGTTTCAAACCCGCCCGTCCGCCAGATGCCTCCAGTCAGCCATCCTCCAGCAGCCGCAGCTGACCCTCGCCACCTAACTCCGGCACCGCCGACGAAGCGTCAAGCACCGCGCTGTAGGGGACGTCGTCCCACAGCCCCACCTCGACCAACGCCTGCGCGCTCTGCGACTCCGCCAGCGCCGCTTCCGCGTCCGGCTGAGACCGCGCCACCCGCAGCGCCACGATCGCTGTCTCGTCCAGCTCCACTTCTGGCCGAAGCTCCAGGATGCGCGCCACGATGACCCCCGCCGTATAGACGTCGTCGAGGGCAAGCGTCCCCTCCTTGCCCGCGCACACCACCGTCATTGATCCGGCCGCTCCCGCCTCTTCCACGAGGCATCGGGCGACGGCGCTGCAATTGCGCAGCGCGCCCACGAATGTCTTTCGGGCCGTCGACCAGCGGCGCAAGGCATTGGTGCCGTTGGTGGTGACGAAGATCGCCCGCCGGCCCGCATAGGCGCCGGCGGCCACCTCCCGCGGCGAGTTGCCGAAGTCGTAGCCCTGGGGCCGAAGTCCGCCCTCCTCGCCGCCCAGCAGCACCCCGGTTCCCAGCCGCACCGCCGCCGCTCGGGCCGCCGCATGATCGGCTGCCAGCCAAACCTCGGGATCGCCGGCCCCGGCCAGCTCGACGAGCGTGGTGGAAGCGCGAATCACGTCGACCACCGCGCACACGCCGACCGGATCGGGCTCGATGACTTCCGGCAGCAACGCCACGCGCAGCCGCGCCGCGGTGGAGGCGGGGCTATTCATCGACCAATGTCACCAGTGCGCGGTGTGGATTGAGGCATGTCCCCCGAAAGTAGCCGATGGCAACCATGGCGCGAGTGAGGTGCACGGTGCGCCGGTTGACGCTCCCCAGTGGTCGCCGGCGGCGGATTTCGACACTGATAGCGCCGCCGTGGTGGCTTATGTAGTATTCGCTACGAAATGGCACGCGCCCCCGGCATGGCCGGGGGCTGGCATGCCGCTTCGCGGCCGCCGCCGCCGACATCACAGCCAAACCTGGAGGCAAGCGCCAATGTTGACTACCGCTGCCCGAATCCGTGTTCCCTCCGGTTGGCGGCCCCGGATGCCCCGTCGCATCGCCCAAGGCGGGCTGTCGCTGCTGGTCATCGGCTGTTTGGCCGTTGCCGCATTCGCCTGCGGCGAATCCGAATCGGAGGCTGCGCCCGCCCAGGAGGCCGCACCCGCCCAAGCGGCCGCAGCCACCGCCGCCCCTGAGCCAACCGCAGCGCCCACCCCGACTCCTGCTCCCACGCCCACCCCAACGCCAACTCCCGCCCCTACGCCGACGCCCACGCCGACGCCATTGACCGAGGCCGACGTCCTCCAGCGCGCGGGCGCCGTGATGAGTGCCGCCAAGACGTTCGATTTCTCGCTGACCCATGAGGTGGGCACCAGTGAGTTCCTGCCCGGGCTGGCGGTCGAGGAGGTGAAGGGCCAGCTGGAGATTCCCGACAAGCTGAGGGTCGAGTTCTCCGGCCTGTTCGGCGACATCCCCATCCAGGTCGAGCTCATCAAGATCGGTGACTTGCACTACATCACCAACCCGCTCACCGGCGTGTGGGAAGAGGTCCCGGCGGCGAACTCGCCAGTCGGCTTCTTCAGGCCCGAGGAGGGGATCGCCGCGGTGATGTCGTCGATCGCGGCCACCTTCGACGGCCCGGAGGGCGATGTCTACAGTCTCTCGGGGACCCTGCCCGCCAGCGCCTTCGCGGCGCTGATCGGGGACACCCTGGTGGACTCCGTCGTTGACGTGAGCATCGAGATTGACGCGGACAGCTTCCATCTGACCAAGATCCGGTTCGCCGGACAGGTCAGCCCCCTGGACGACCCAAGCGTCGTGCGGATTGTCGAGTTGTCGCGGTTCGGCGAGTCCGTTTCCATCGAGGCCCCCGACACCGGTTCCTAAGGAGCCCGTGGTCCACGGAGCACGGCCCCGAGGGAAGGCCATGAGCGCGTGCCTGCCCCGCATTCGCCGTTGGCAGCCGGCGAGGTCGTAGCGTGTTCCGCGTCTCCCCCTACATCGCGCTCATCCCCGTCTGTCTAGGCGTATTTGTCGCCGCCGACGACCAGACGGTGATGGTCACCGTGCTGCCGGACATCATGTTCGACTTCCGCATTCCGCCCATCGAGCTTGACTACGCCTCGTGGACCATCACCGCCTACCTCCTGGGCTATGTGGCCGCGATGCCGCTGATCGGCAGCATGTCCGACGCCTTCGGCCACCGCCGCATGTTCGCCATCGCCACGGTGTTTTTTATGATCTGCTCGGTGGTGGCCGCCCTTTCGCCCAGCCTGCCGTTTCTCATTGGCATCAGGGTCTTCCAGGCCGTGGGCGCCGGTGCGATGCTGCCGATCGCGATTGCGGTCGTCGGCGACCTGTTCCCCCGGGGGAGCCGCGGCATCGCGCTCGGCATCGTGGGTGGCTCGGCGGAGGCGGGGGGCGTCATCGGTCCCCTCTGGGGCGGCCTAGTCGCGCGCTTTCTCGACTGGCCCTGGGTGTTCTGGATGAACGTGCCGCTCGGCGCGCTCGTCCTGATCGCTCTCTTCCTGCTCCTCGGCCCGAGTCCGCGGTTCAAGTCCTCGCTGGACTACGTGGGCGGGTTCTTCATCGCCGTGGCCCTGGCGTCCCTGACGCTCGCGCTCTCCCGCATTGATCGGCTGGACCTGGGGATGCTCGGGCTCCTCGCGCTCACGGCCGTGGCCCTGATCGCGTTCATCTACCGCCAGCGGACGGCGGCGGTCACCCTGCTCCCCAACTCCATGTTCCGCAGCCGCACCGTTGTGATGGCCAACGTGGCCCATTTGATGGTCGGCGTGTCACTGATCATCGGCATGGTCACCATCCCCATCATGACCACCTATCTGATCGGCCACTCGCCGCTCGAAGGCGGACTCCGGCTCATGCGCATGACGGTGGCGATGCCGTTCGGGGCGGTGCTCGGCGGGCTCGCCTGCCAGCGCATCGACTACCGGATCCCGAGCGTGATCGGCCTGATCCTCGTGGCCATCGGCTACGCCTTCATGACCACCTGGGACCTGAGCGTCGCCGACCCCCAGCTCACGATCCACCTCGCGCTTGCCGGACTGGGGTTCGGCTTCCTCATTGCTCCCATAGCCCTGGGCGCCACCGAGCCCGTCGGCCACGGCGACCGCGGCTCCGCCGCCGCCGCGGTCACGTCGATGCGATTGGTGGGCATGACGCTCGGCCTCGCGGCGATCACGGCCTGGGGATCCCAGCGCTTCTCACTGCTCGTGGCCGGCATCCCCATGCCCGTTCCCCAGGAAGGCGAGGCGATTGAAGTCTCGCGCCAACGGGTCGCCGAGTTCCAAGAAACCCTCACCAACATCGGCATGGACGTGTTCGTCACGTTCTTTGCCGTCGCGGCCGTAGTCGCCGCCCTGGGCATCCTCCCCGCCTTCCTCATGACCTGGAACCGCACCCGCAGCCGGAGGCCCCGCAACACCCCCAGACCGCGTGAGCGACGATGCGAGGCACTCTGTCGAGCTGCTGCGGATAGCGTGCGACCCGTTGGGGAAGGCTGGACAGTGACCTACGACCCGCGGCGCGCACTTGAACTGCTCCGGCTGGGCACGCAGCAGCCGCACGCGATTTTTCGCGAGGGCCAAGAGGAGTCCATCCGCCATGTCGTTGAGGGCTGCGGACCGCTTCTGCTGGTGCAGAAGACCGGCTGGGGCAAGAGCAACGTCTACTTCATCGCGGCGAAACTTCTGCGCGAGGCGGGGCAAGGGCCGGCGCTCCTCATTTCGCCGCTGCTGGCGCTGATGCGGAATCAAATCGAGGCGGCCAAGCGCATGAGCGTCCGTGCGGCCACGATCAACTCCGACAACAGAGACGAGTGGGAAGTTGTCGAGGCGCAGATTCGCCGTGACGCTATCGACGTGCTGCTCATCTCGCCTGAGCGGCTGGCCAACGAGCGCTTCGTCCAGGATGTGCTGGCTCCCATGTCCGACCGGATCGCCCTGCTGGTGATCGACGAGGCGCATTGCATCTCGGACTGGGGCCACGACTTTCGACCGGACTACCGGCGCATTGAACGGATCATCGGAACGCTGCCGCCAAACCTGCGACTGCTGGGAACGACGGCCACCGCCAACGACCGTGTGCTGGAGGACCTGAGGGGCATGCTTGGCCCGCGTGTCATTGTGCAGCGGGGCGGGTTGGCCCGACCGTCGCTGCTGCTCCAGACGATACGTTTGCCCAATCAGGCCCAGCGCCTCGCTTGGCTGGCTGAGCGGCTGCGCGAGGTGCGTGGCAGCGGCATCATCTACACCCTGACCGTCCGGGACGCGGAGCGGGTGGCCGCTTGGCTGCAATCACGCGGATTCGCTGCGGCGGCGTATACGGGACAGACGGGAGATCGCCGGCCGGAGTTTGAGCAGGCGCTGCTGGACAACCGGGTCAAGGCACTGGCGGCGACCACGGCGCTGGGTATGGGATTCGACAAGCCTGATTTGGCTTTCGTCTTCCACTACCAGGCGCCGGGGTCGGTGATTCACTACTACCAGCAGGTGGGCCGTGCTGGCCGGGCGCTGGATGCGGCCTACGGCGTGCTGCTTAGCGGTGATGAAGACACGGACATCACCAGCTACTTCATTCGCTCCGCGTTTCCGACGCGACACGAGGTAGCGGAGGTGCTGGGGGCTCTAAAGGATGAGCCCGACGGCCTCTCGGTTCAGGAACTCACGCACCGCGCGAACATCAGCCCAGGTCGAATCAGGAGCACGCTCAAACTGCTGTCGCTTGAGTCGCCCGCTCCAATTGCCCTCGATGGCAGGCGGTGGCAACTCGTGGCGACCGAATTGACGGACGCGTTTTGGGAGCGAGTGGAACGCTTGACGGCCCTGCGCTATCGGGAACAGGCGCAGATGCAGGAGTATGTGGATCTGCCTGCGGGTCACATGGAGTTTCTGATCGATGCGCTTGATGGGGAGTCCAGCGCTTTCACGCCGCCGCGGATCGAGCCGCTGTCAAGCACAGTCGACCCCAGACTGGTACGAGAAGCGGTGGCCTTCCTCCGCCGCACCGACTTCCAGATTGAGCCGCGCAAGCGCTGGCCAACTGGCGGACGGCGTGACGTGCAGCAACGTCTGGTAATCCCCCAGGACCTTCAAGCTGAATCCGGGCGAGCGCTGTGCCTGTGGGGGGATGCTGGCTGGGGAGAGCTGGTTCGACATGGGAAGTACCAAGACCAGCGCTTCCAGGATGAGCTGGTGGATGCCTGCGCGACGCTGGTACGCGAGTGGAGGCCGGTACCCGCGCCTATGTGGGTCACTGCCATTCCTTCGCGGCGGCGTCCTACGCTTGTGCCGGACTTCGCCGAGCGCTTGGCCAAGGAATTGGGTCTTCCAT comes from the Chloroflexota bacterium genome and includes:
- a CDS encoding NAD(P)/FAD-dependent oxidoreductase, with product MKIAIVGAGITGLTLAYLLRKRGHAVEVFEAGGAPGGELATVEVGGEPIERFYHHLFTHDRFMIGLCEELGIADRLDWHEPLMGFYAGGRVHPFTSPLDLLRFGHLSLPARVRLGLGTVLLQRRRSYAAFEDRTAAEVMPRYTGREAFEKIFRPLLEAKFDRHWEGVSMAWMWARLMSRARTRTPDKRRERLGYFRGGFRVVVDALARTITERGAALHLRSPVQEVTIGSPGAPALRVGGQAVDADAVVATVGLPIIRRILPEERRDFTNSLAATNYVGACVVLMEIERQLSEYYWTNIGDRSLPFAGLIEHTNMVERERYGGQRLLYVSNYLPPEHEFFHIDDDALIGRFVEPIQRVFPRFAREQIGRSWVSRDPVAQPVIAAGYQRRKPAYRSPIPGFYICNTSQIYPEDRGTNYNVRIARECLEVLDGDAPELTSRQA
- a CDS encoding 2-phosphosulfolactate phosphatase; this encodes MNSPASTAARLRVALLPEVIEPDPVGVCAVVDVIRASTTLVELAGAGDPEVWLAADHAAARAAAVRLGTGVLLGGEEGGLRPQGYDFGNSPREVAAGAYAGRRAIFVTTNGTNALRRWSTARKTFVGALRNCSAVARCLVEEAGAAGSMTVVCAGKEGTLALDDVYTAGVIVARILELRPEVELDETAIVALRVARSQPDAEAALAESQSAQALVEVGLWDDVPYSAVLDASSAVPELGGEGQLRLLEDG
- a CDS encoding LppX_LprAFG lipoprotein, with the translated sequence MPRRIAQGGLSLLVIGCLAVAAFACGESESEAAPAQEAAPAQAAAATAAPEPTAAPTPTPAPTPTPTPTPAPTPTPTPTPLTEADVLQRAGAVMSAAKTFDFSLTHEVGTSEFLPGLAVEEVKGQLEIPDKLRVEFSGLFGDIPIQVELIKIGDLHYITNPLTGVWEEVPAANSPVGFFRPEEGIAAVMSSIAATFDGPEGDVYSLSGTLPASAFAALIGDTLVDSVVDVSIEIDADSFHLTKIRFAGQVSPLDDPSVVRIVELSRFGESVSIEAPDTGS
- a CDS encoding RecQ family ATP-dependent DNA helicase, which encodes MTYDPRRALELLRLGTQQPHAIFREGQEESIRHVVEGCGPLLLVQKTGWGKSNVYFIAAKLLREAGQGPALLISPLLALMRNQIEAAKRMSVRAATINSDNRDEWEVVEAQIRRDAIDVLLISPERLANERFVQDVLAPMSDRIALLVIDEAHCISDWGHDFRPDYRRIERIIGTLPPNLRLLGTTATANDRVLEDLRGMLGPRVIVQRGGLARPSLLLQTIRLPNQAQRLAWLAERLREVRGSGIIYTLTVRDAERVAAWLQSRGFAAAAYTGQTGDRRPEFEQALLDNRVKALAATTALGMGFDKPDLAFVFHYQAPGSVIHYYQQVGRAGRALDAAYGVLLSGDEDTDITSYFIRSAFPTRHEVAEVLGALKDEPDGLSVQELTHRANISPGRIRSTLKLLSLESPAPIALDGRRWQLVATELTDAFWERVERLTALRYREQAQMQEYVDLPAGHMEFLIDALDGESSAFTPPRIEPLSSTVDPRLVREAVAFLRRTDFQIEPRKRWPTGGRRDVQQRLVIPQDLQAESGRALCLWGDAGWGELVRHGKYQDQRFQDELVDACATLVREWRPVPAPMWVTAIPSRRRPTLVPDFAERLAKELGLPFHVVLGRMRDHQEQKEMENSAYQARNVWESLVVSNAPPPGPVLLVDDIVDSRWTMTVAAYKLRSEGSDEVFPMALTLAGGVA